From a region of the Cryptococcus depauperatus CBS 7841 chromosome 6, complete sequence genome:
- a CDS encoding 40S ribosomal protein S11, producing the protein MAEQTEKAFQKQPLFQNAKFKGGKKIATKTKRWYKDVGLGFKTPNEAITGTYIDKKCPFTGDVSIRGRILNGVVHSTKMTNTIIIRREYLHYIPKYRRYEKRHKNLAAHCSPAFRVEIGDQVTVGQCRPLSKTVRFNVLRVSKNKAIKGFAKF; encoded by the exons ATGGCTGAGCAGACCGAGAAGGCTTTCCAGAAGCAGCCACTTTTCCAGAATGCCAAATTCAAGG GCGGCAAGAAGATCGCCACCAAGACTAAGCGATGGTACAAGGACGTCGGTCTCGGCTTCAAGACCCCCAATG AGGCCATCACCGGTACTTACATTGACAAGAAATGCCCTTTCACTGGTGACGTCTCCATCCGTGGCCGAATCCTAAATGGCGTCGTCCACTCTACCAAGATGACCAACACTATCATTATCCGAAGAGAGTACCTCCACTA CATCCCCAAATACCGACGATACGAGAAGCGACACAAGAACCTCGCTGCCCACTGCTCCCCTGCTTTCCGTGTCGAGATTGGTGACCAAGTCACTGTTG GTCAATGTCGGCCTCTCTCCAAGACTGTCCGATTCAACGTCCTCCGTGTTTCCAAGAACAAGGCTATCAAGGGTTTTGCCAAGTTTTAA
- a CDS encoding urease accessory protein UreG, with amino-acid sequence MNAPPAVCQFSDRLTSALNETGLVRPTSQYTTSSVSGTSSITSHTHDGTVFHDHGHAVGMWTPDEHGHTHEHLEHAGKFAERDLPDYSQRDWKERAFTIGIGGPVGSGKTALLLALCRTLRERYNIAVVTNDIFTHEDQEFLIRNEALTKERISAIQTGGCPHAAIREDISRNLGALEKLQAQFETELLFVESGGDNLAANYSRELADYIIYVIDVSGGDKIPRKGGPGITQSDLLIINKIDLAPHVGASLEVMCRDSSAMRGTGPTLFTSIRYNDGVDSAVGAIIGAWKASGDPSAH; translated from the exons ATGAATGCGCCACCTGCAGTCTGTCAATTCTCTGACCGTCTTACTTCAGCCCTCAACGAGACTGGCCTTGTCAGGCCTACCAGCCAGTATACGACTTCCTCAGTCTCTGGCACGTCGTCCATCACCTCTCACACTCACGACGGCACCGTCTTCCATGACCATGGCCATGCAGTTGGAATGTGGACGCCGGATGAGCATGGCCATACCCATGAACATCTGGAACATGCAG GTAAATTCGCAGAGAGAGATTTACCCGATTATAGCCAGAGAGACTGGAAGGAGAGAGCTTTTACTATTGGTATAGGAGG GCCTGTCGGGTCTGGCAAGACGGCTCTGCTGTTGGCTCTATGCAGAACTCTAAGAGAAAGATACAATATTG CCGTCGTCACCAACGACATCTTCACTCACGAAGACCAAGAATTTTTGATCCGCAATGAAGCTCTTACCAAAGAGCGAATCAGCGCTATCCAAACGGGCGGATGCCCCCATGCTGCCATCCGGGAAGACATTTCGCGCAACCTTGGAGCACTCGAAAAACTGCAGGCGCAGTTTGAGACGGAGCTGCTGTTTGTGGAGAGCGGTGGTGATAACCTGGCTG CGAACTACTCTCGTGAGCTGGCCGACTATATTATCTACGTTATCGACGTCAGTGGAGGCGACAAAATCCCTAGAAAGGGCGGACCCGGCATCACTCAATCTGATTTgctcatcatcaacaag ATTGATCTTGCGCCTCACGTAGGAGCCTCTCTCGAGGTTATGTGCAGAGATTCTTCGGCCATGCGTGGTACCGGCCCAACTTTGTTCACATCAATCCGCTACAATGACGGAGTCGATTCTGCGGTAGGTGCGATTATCGGCGCCTGGAAGGCAAGTGGAGATCCCTCTGCCCACTAG